From Streptomyces sp. NBC_01754, a single genomic window includes:
- the dnaE gene encoding DNA polymerase III subunit alpha encodes MSKPPFTHLHVHTQYSLLDGAARLKDMFDACNSMDMSHIAMTDHGNLHGAYDFFHSAQKAGVTPIIGIEAYIAPESRKHKRKIQWGQPHQKRDDVSGSGGYTHKTIWAANSTGLHNLFRLSSDAYAEGWLQKWPRMDKETIAQWSEGLIASTGCPSGEVQTRLRLGQFDEAVQAASDYKDIFGEGRYFLELMDHGIEIERRVRDGLLEIGKKLDIPPLVTNDSHYTYAHEATAHDALLCIQTGKNLSDPDRFRFDGTGYYIKSTDEMYAIDSSDAWQQGCANTLLVAQQIDTTGMFEKRDLMPKFEIPEGYTEVTWFQEEVRVGMGRRYPGGVPEDRQKQAEYEMDIIIQMGFPGYFLVVADFIMWAKNNGIAVGPGRGSAAGSIVAYAMGITDLDPIQHGLIFERFLNPERVSMPDVDIDFDERRRVEVIRYVTEKYGADKVAMIGTYGKIKAKNAIKDSARVLGYPYAMGDRLTKAMPADVLGKGIDLSGITDPKHPRYGEAGEIRGMYENEPDVKKVIDTAKGVEGLVRQMGVHAAGVIMSSEPIVDHAPVWVRHTDGVTITQWDYPQCESLGLLKMDFLGLRNLTIMDDAIKMVKANKGIDLEMLSLPLDDPKTYELLCRGDTLGVFQFDGGPMRSLLRQMQPDNFEDISAVSALYRPGPMGMNSHTNYAERKNGRQEITPIHPELEEPLQETLGLTYGLIVYQEQVQKAAQIIAGYSLGEADILRRVMGKKKPEELAKNFVLFQAGAKKNGYSDAAIQALWDVLVPFAGYAFNKAHSSAYGLVTYWTAYLKANYPAEYMAALLTSVKDDKDKSAVYLNECRRMGIKVLPPNVNESESNFAAQGDDVILFGLTAVRNVGQNVVDSIIRCRKAKGKYSTFPDFLDKVEAVVCNKRTVESLIKAGAFDEMGHTRKGLVAHHEPMIDNVVQVKRKEAEGQFDLFGGMGEEESDEPGFGLDVEFSDIEWEKSYLLAQEREMLGLYVSDHPLFGLEHVLSDKSDASISQLTGGEHPDGAIVTVGGIISGLQRKMTKQGNAWAIATVEDLAGSIECMFFPATYQLVSTQLVEDTVVFVKGRLDKREDVPRLVAMEMQVPDISNAGTNAPIVLTIPTVRVTPPMVSRLGEVLGNHRGDTEVRIRLQGPRKTTVLRLDRHRVKADPALFGDLKVLLGPSCLAG; translated from the coding sequence GTGAGCAAGCCGCCCTTCACGCACCTGCACGTCCACACCCAGTACTCGCTGCTGGACGGTGCCGCGCGGCTCAAGGACATGTTCGACGCCTGCAACAGCATGGACATGTCCCATATCGCGATGACCGACCACGGCAACCTCCACGGGGCGTACGACTTCTTCCACTCGGCCCAGAAGGCCGGGGTCACGCCGATCATCGGGATCGAGGCGTACATCGCCCCCGAGTCGCGCAAGCACAAGCGGAAGATCCAGTGGGGACAGCCGCACCAGAAGCGCGACGACGTATCCGGTTCGGGTGGTTACACCCACAAGACGATCTGGGCGGCGAACAGCACCGGTCTGCACAACCTCTTCCGGCTCTCCTCCGACGCGTACGCCGAGGGCTGGCTGCAGAAGTGGCCGCGTATGGACAAGGAGACCATCGCCCAGTGGTCCGAGGGCCTCATCGCCTCCACCGGATGCCCCTCCGGCGAGGTGCAGACCCGGTTGCGGCTCGGGCAGTTCGACGAGGCGGTCCAGGCCGCCTCCGACTACAAGGACATCTTCGGCGAGGGCAGGTACTTCCTGGAGCTGATGGACCACGGCATCGAGATCGAGCGCCGGGTCCGTGACGGGCTGCTGGAGATCGGCAAGAAGCTGGACATCCCGCCGCTGGTGACGAACGACTCGCACTACACGTACGCCCACGAGGCCACCGCGCACGACGCCTTGCTCTGCATCCAGACCGGCAAGAACCTCTCCGACCCGGACCGCTTCCGCTTCGACGGTACCGGCTACTACATCAAGTCCACGGACGAGATGTACGCGATCGACTCCTCCGACGCCTGGCAGCAGGGCTGTGCCAACACCCTGCTGGTCGCGCAGCAGATCGACACCACCGGCATGTTCGAGAAGCGCGACCTGATGCCGAAGTTCGAGATCCCGGAGGGCTACACCGAGGTCACCTGGTTCCAGGAGGAGGTCCGGGTCGGCATGGGCCGCCGCTACCCCGGCGGTGTCCCCGAGGACCGGCAGAAGCAGGCCGAGTACGAGATGGACATCATCATCCAGATGGGGTTCCCGGGGTACTTCCTGGTCGTCGCCGACTTCATCATGTGGGCCAAGAACAACGGCATCGCCGTCGGCCCCGGCCGGGGTTCGGCCGCCGGTTCGATCGTCGCGTACGCCATGGGCATCACCGACCTCGACCCGATCCAGCACGGGCTGATCTTCGAGCGGTTCCTCAACCCCGAGCGCGTCTCCATGCCCGACGTCGACATCGACTTCGACGAGCGCCGGCGCGTCGAGGTGATCAGGTACGTCACCGAGAAGTACGGCGCCGACAAGGTCGCCATGATCGGCACCTACGGCAAGATCAAGGCCAAGAACGCGATCAAGGACTCCGCCCGCGTCCTCGGCTACCCGTACGCCATGGGCGACCGGCTGACCAAGGCCATGCCCGCCGACGTCCTCGGCAAGGGCATCGACCTCAGCGGCATCACCGACCCCAAGCACCCGCGCTACGGCGAGGCGGGCGAGATCCGGGGCATGTACGAGAACGAGCCGGACGTCAAGAAGGTCATCGACACCGCCAAGGGCGTCGAGGGCCTCGTGAGGCAGATGGGCGTGCACGCGGCGGGCGTGATCATGTCCAGCGAACCCATCGTCGACCACGCCCCGGTCTGGGTACGGCACACCGACGGCGTCACCATCACGCAGTGGGACTACCCCCAGTGCGAGTCGCTCGGCCTGCTCAAGATGGACTTCCTGGGCCTGCGCAACCTGACGATCATGGACGACGCCATCAAGATGGTGAAGGCCAACAAGGGCATCGACCTGGAGATGCTCTCCCTGCCGCTGGACGACCCCAAGACGTACGAACTGCTCTGCCGCGGTGACACGCTCGGGGTGTTCCAGTTCGACGGCGGGCCCATGCGCTCGCTGCTGCGCCAGATGCAGCCCGACAACTTCGAGGACATCTCCGCCGTCTCGGCCCTCTACCGGCCGGGCCCGATGGGCATGAACTCGCACACGAACTACGCCGAGCGCAAGAACGGCCGCCAGGAGATCACCCCGATCCACCCGGAGCTGGAGGAGCCGCTCCAGGAGACGCTCGGTCTGACCTACGGCCTCATCGTCTACCAGGAGCAGGTCCAGAAGGCCGCCCAGATCATCGCCGGCTACTCGCTCGGCGAGGCCGACATCCTGCGCCGCGTGATGGGCAAGAAGAAGCCCGAGGAGCTGGCCAAGAACTTCGTCCTCTTCCAGGCCGGCGCCAAGAAGAACGGCTACTCGGACGCGGCGATCCAGGCGCTCTGGGACGTCCTGGTGCCCTTCGCCGGCTACGCGTTCAACAAGGCGCACTCCTCCGCGTACGGCCTGGTCACCTACTGGACCGCGTACCTCAAGGCGAACTACCCCGCGGAGTACATGGCGGCGCTGCTGACATCGGTCAAGGACGACAAGGACAAGTCGGCGGTCTACCTCAACGAGTGCCGCCGCATGGGCATCAAGGTGCTGCCGCCCAACGTCAACGAGTCCGAGTCCAACTTCGCCGCCCAGGGTGACGACGTGATCCTCTTCGGGCTCACCGCCGTCCGCAACGTCGGGCAGAACGTCGTGGACTCGATCATCCGGTGCCGCAAGGCCAAGGGGAAGTACTCCACCTTCCCGGACTTCCTGGACAAGGTCGAGGCGGTCGTCTGCAACAAGCGCACCGTGGAATCGCTCATCAAGGCCGGCGCCTTCGACGAGATGGGCCACACCCGTAAGGGCCTCGTCGCCCACCACGAACCGATGATCGACAACGTGGTGCAGGTCAAGCGCAAGGAGGCCGAAGGGCAGTTCGACCTCTTCGGCGGCATGGGCGAGGAGGAGAGCGACGAGCCGGGCTTCGGGCTCGACGTGGAGTTCTCCGACATCGAGTGGGAGAAGTCCTACCTGCTCGCCCAGGAGCGGGAGATGCTCGGTCTGTACGTCTCCGACCACCCGCTCTTCGGCCTGGAGCACGTGCTCTCCGACAAGTCGGACGCCTCGATCTCCCAGCTGACCGGTGGCGAGCACCCCGACGGCGCGATCGTCACCGTCGGCGGCATCATCTCCGGGCTCCAGCGCAAGATGACCAAGCAGGGCAACGCCTGGGCGATCGCCACCGTCGAGGACCTCGCGGGCTCCATCGAGTGCATGTTCTTCCCCGCCACCTACCAGCTGGTCTCCACCCAGCTCGTCGAGGACACGGTCGTCTTCGTCAAGGGCCGCCTGGACAAGCGCGAGGACGTGCCGCGCCTGGTCGCCATGGAGATGCAGGTGCCCGACATCTCCAACGCCGGGACCAACGCGCCGATCGTGCTGACCATCCCCACGGTCCGGGTCACCCCGCCGATGGTGAGCCGGCTCGGTGAGGTCCTCGGCAACCACCGGGGCGACACCGAGGTGCGCATCAGACTCCAGGGCCCCCGTAAGACCACCGTCCTGCGGCTCGACCGGCACCGCGTCAAGGCCGACCCGGCGCTCTTCGGCGACCTGAAGGTGCTGCTCGGACCGTCCTGCCTGGCCGGCTGA
- a CDS encoding DsbA family protein produces MSKRNSQASKSAARERLRAERERQAKRDKVRKQVVVAVSVVGVLAVAGAVGYGVMELNKPSAWEAAADAKNVTAPKNTSGDDGTEVVIGKSSAKKTLELYEDSRCPVCATFEQAIGETIAKDVEAGKYKIKYVGATFIDNAANGEGSKNALSALGAALDVSPEAFLDYKAALYSAEYHPEEMDDKFAKDDYLIEVANSVDALKGDKGFEKAVKEGTYDAWAMKMSKAFDKSGVQGTPTLMMDGKKVTSEGSENAPMTEAEFNTAITAALKG; encoded by the coding sequence ATGAGCAAGCGCAACAGCCAGGCCAGCAAGTCCGCCGCACGTGAGCGGCTGCGCGCCGAGCGCGAACGCCAGGCCAAGAGGGACAAGGTCCGTAAGCAGGTCGTCGTCGCCGTCTCGGTGGTCGGCGTCCTGGCGGTCGCGGGCGCCGTCGGCTACGGCGTGATGGAGCTGAACAAGCCCTCCGCCTGGGAGGCCGCCGCCGACGCCAAGAACGTGACCGCCCCGAAGAACACCTCGGGCGACGACGGCACCGAGGTGGTCATCGGTAAGTCGAGCGCCAAGAAGACCCTGGAGCTGTACGAGGACTCCCGCTGCCCCGTCTGCGCCACGTTCGAGCAGGCGATCGGCGAGACGATCGCCAAGGACGTCGAGGCCGGCAAGTACAAGATCAAGTACGTCGGCGCCACCTTCATCGACAACGCGGCCAACGGCGAGGGCTCCAAGAACGCCCTGAGCGCCCTGGGCGCCGCGCTCGACGTGAGCCCCGAGGCGTTCCTCGACTACAAGGCGGCGCTGTACTCCGCCGAGTACCACCCCGAGGAGATGGACGACAAGTTCGCGAAGGACGACTACCTCATCGAGGTGGCGAACTCGGTCGACGCGCTCAAGGGCGACAAGGGGTTCGAGAAGGCCGTCAAGGAGGGCACCTACGACGCCTGGGCGATGAAGATGTCCAAGGCGTTCGACAAGAGCGGGGTGCAGGGCACCCCCACGCTCATGATGGACGGCAAGAAGGTCACCAGCGAGGGCAGCGAGAACGCCCCCATGACGGAGGCCGAGTTCAACACCGCGATCACGGCGGCCCTGAAGGGCTGA
- a CDS encoding dienelactone hydrolase family protein: MNIMLFHSTYGVRPAVHAAADRLRAAGHEVRVPDLFEGHTFDTVEEGTAFKERVGKDELLKRAVLAAAPCSEQGLVYAGFSFGASVAQTLALGDAKARGLLLLHGTSDIAENASVDELPVQLHVADPDAFESPDWLNSWYLQMQRTGADVEVYRYPGAGHLYTDPDLPDFDKPAADLTWKVALGFLATL, from the coding sequence ATGAACATCATGCTTTTCCACTCGACCTACGGTGTGCGGCCGGCTGTGCACGCGGCTGCGGACCGGCTGCGCGCAGCCGGGCACGAGGTGCGCGTGCCCGATCTCTTCGAGGGGCACACCTTCGACACGGTCGAGGAGGGGACGGCTTTCAAGGAGCGGGTCGGCAAGGACGAGCTGCTGAAACGTGCCGTGCTGGCCGCGGCGCCCTGTTCGGAACAGGGCCTCGTGTACGCCGGGTTCTCGTTCGGGGCGTCGGTGGCGCAGACGCTCGCGCTCGGGGACGCCAAGGCGCGCGGGCTGCTGCTGCTCCACGGCACCTCGGACATCGCCGAGAACGCCTCGGTGGACGAACTTCCCGTCCAGCTGCACGTCGCCGATCCCGACGCGTTCGAGTCGCCGGACTGGCTGAACAGCTGGTACCTCCAGATGCAGCGGACGGGGGCGGACGTGGAGGTCTACCGCTACCCGGGGGCCGGACACCTCTACACCGACCCGGACCTGCCGGACTTCGACAAGCCCGCCGCGGACCTGACCTGGAAGGTCGCCCTCGGCTTCCTCGCCACGCTGTAG
- a CDS encoding mechanosensitive ion channel family protein: protein MENVLRPLLVVGGSLVLTLVLGWVVDVLLRRADARHHETPLWGLLRRCRPPLQVVLGTALLRATFSQIRVDVVQDHREGIGRLLTLVLIAASAWLVLRVAATVVESSFARYASASRDPARVRRVRTQVTLIQRVVTAVVATVAIAAMLLTFPAMRTVGTSMLASAGVVGIVAGVAAQSTLGNLFAGFQIAFGDMVRLGDTVVVDGEWGTIDEITLTFLTVRTWDDRRITMPVSYFTSQPFENWSRGGVQMTGTVYFQLDHSAPVPAMRDQLRDILGECAAWDGRDWSLAVTDTTPTTIQVRAVVTAKDADDIWTVRCAVREQMIAWLRDHHPYALPRVATAPASLPPDAPWTSLTGTGADRDIAPLTDRDMAPRTGRG from the coding sequence ATGGAGAACGTACTGCGCCCGCTGCTGGTGGTGGGCGGGTCGCTGGTGCTGACGCTGGTGCTGGGCTGGGTGGTCGACGTCCTGTTGCGCCGTGCCGACGCCCGGCACCACGAGACACCGCTCTGGGGCCTCCTGCGACGCTGCCGGCCGCCTCTGCAGGTGGTGCTCGGCACCGCACTGCTGCGGGCCACCTTCTCCCAGATACGGGTCGACGTCGTACAGGACCACCGGGAGGGGATCGGCCGGCTGCTGACCCTGGTGCTGATCGCGGCGTCGGCGTGGCTCGTCCTGCGCGTCGCGGCCACCGTCGTGGAGTCCTCGTTCGCCCGCTACGCGTCGGCCTCCCGCGACCCGGCCCGGGTGCGCCGGGTCCGTACCCAGGTGACGCTCATCCAGCGTGTGGTGACCGCCGTGGTGGCCACGGTCGCGATCGCGGCGATGCTGCTGACCTTCCCGGCGATGCGCACGGTGGGCACCTCGATGCTGGCCTCGGCCGGCGTGGTCGGCATCGTCGCCGGTGTCGCCGCCCAGTCGACGCTCGGCAACCTCTTCGCGGGGTTCCAGATCGCCTTCGGCGACATGGTGCGGCTCGGGGACACCGTGGTGGTGGACGGCGAATGGGGCACCATCGACGAGATCACGCTGACCTTCCTGACGGTGCGCACATGGGACGACCGGCGCATCACCATGCCGGTGTCCTACTTCACCAGCCAGCCCTTCGAGAACTGGTCGCGCGGCGGGGTCCAGATGACCGGCACGGTCTACTTCCAGCTCGACCACTCGGCCCCCGTCCCCGCGATGCGCGATCAGCTGCGCGACATCCTCGGCGAGTGCGCGGCCTGGGACGGCCGTGACTGGTCCCTGGCCGTGACGGACACCACCCCGACCACGATCCAGGTCCGGGCCGTGGTCACCGCGAAGGACGCCGACGACATCTGGACGGTGCGCTGCGCGGTACGCGAGCAGATGATCGCCTGGCTGCGCGACCACCACCCGTACGCGCTGCCGCGGGTCGCGACGGCCCCCGCCTCCCTGCCGCCGGACGCCCCCTGGACGTCGCTGACCGGTACGGGCGCCGACCGGGACATCGCCCCACTCACCGACCGGGACATGGCCCCGCGCACGGGCCGCGGCTGA
- a CDS encoding Na+/H+ antiporter: MGQMTLLLLLLLGAVVTVPLGQRLGLPAPVLMTLLGVAMAFASFVPDVDVPPEVILPALLPPLLYAAVQRTSWRQFAANKRPIFLLAVALVFVTTAAVAAVADAIVPGLPVAAALALGALVAPPDPVAASAVAGSLGLPRRIVSTLEGEGLFNDVTAIVLYHVAIAAAVSGTFSLPEAFGLLVLSAVVAVVVGLVLGWLTIKLMGLLGDATLQVGLTLLVPFVSYVLAEELMGSGVLAVLTTALFLAEHTADADDVQGRLTGRSFWEIVDTLVTGVAFGLIGLELHSVFGTAGGRLPELLGWGLAVVAVVVAVRLLWLLPATWLAKRLHTRRDYSEEIPTSWRETVVVWWAGMRGVASVALALAIPLETDDGKPFPGRDEIVFIAFVVIMATLVVQGLTLPWLVRKLGVRADTDAERALERDLAVRAAGAAKRRLAEIEEHEDLPDDVLERLHRAAYDIGARISPDMVDEERREAYARRAERFQVVGRVQRDMMSAARHEVLSARNEPGSDPEIVDRVLRYLDVRSLR; encoded by the coding sequence GTGGGCCAGATGACACTCCTGCTCCTGCTGCTGCTCGGAGCGGTGGTCACGGTGCCACTGGGCCAACGGCTCGGACTGCCGGCCCCGGTGCTGATGACGCTGCTCGGGGTCGCGATGGCCTTCGCCAGCTTCGTCCCCGACGTCGACGTCCCGCCGGAGGTCATCCTCCCCGCCCTGCTGCCCCCACTGCTCTACGCCGCCGTGCAGCGCACCTCGTGGCGGCAGTTCGCGGCCAACAAACGGCCCATCTTCCTGCTGGCGGTCGCCCTCGTCTTCGTCACGACGGCCGCCGTCGCCGCCGTCGCCGACGCGATCGTCCCGGGACTGCCCGTCGCGGCCGCCCTGGCGCTCGGCGCCCTGGTCGCCCCGCCCGACCCGGTCGCCGCCTCGGCCGTGGCGGGATCCCTCGGACTGCCCCGCCGAATCGTCTCGACCCTGGAGGGGGAGGGGCTGTTCAACGACGTCACCGCCATCGTCCTTTACCACGTGGCGATCGCCGCCGCCGTGAGCGGGACGTTCTCGCTGCCCGAGGCGTTCGGGCTGCTGGTGCTCTCCGCGGTCGTCGCCGTCGTGGTCGGCCTGGTGCTCGGCTGGCTCACCATCAAACTCATGGGCCTGCTCGGGGACGCCACCCTCCAGGTCGGGCTGACCCTGCTGGTGCCGTTCGTGAGCTACGTGCTCGCCGAGGAGCTGATGGGCTCCGGCGTGCTGGCCGTCCTGACCACGGCGCTCTTCCTCGCCGAGCACACCGCGGACGCCGACGACGTCCAGGGGCGGCTCACCGGCCGTTCCTTCTGGGAGATCGTCGACACCCTCGTCACCGGGGTCGCCTTCGGCCTCATCGGACTCGAACTCCACAGCGTCTTCGGCACGGCCGGCGGACGTCTGCCGGAGCTGCTGGGCTGGGGGCTCGCGGTCGTCGCGGTCGTCGTCGCCGTACGGCTCCTGTGGCTGCTCCCCGCGACCTGGCTCGCCAAGCGGCTGCACACCCGGCGCGACTACAGCGAGGAGATCCCCACCAGCTGGCGGGAGACCGTCGTCGTGTGGTGGGCGGGCATGCGCGGGGTGGCCTCGGTCGCGCTGGCCCTCGCCATCCCGCTGGAGACGGACGACGGCAAGCCGTTCCCCGGCCGGGACGAGATCGTCTTCATCGCCTTCGTCGTCATCATGGCCACTCTCGTCGTCCAGGGACTCACCCTGCCCTGGCTCGTGCGCAAGCTCGGCGTACGGGCGGACACGGACGCCGAGCGGGCCCTGGAACGCGACCTCGCCGTCCGCGCGGCGGGGGCGGCCAAACGCCGGCTCGCGGAGATCGAGGAGCACGAGGACCTTCCGGACGACGTCCTCGAACGCCTCCACCGCGCCGCGTACGACATCGGGGCGCGGATCAGCCCCGACATGGTCGACGAGGAGCGGCGCGAGGCGTACGCCCGGCGCGCGGAGCGCTTCCAGGTGGTCGGCCGCGTCCAGCGCGACATGATGTCCGCCGCCCGCCACGAGGTGCTGTCCGCCCGCAACGAACCCGGCTCCGACCCGGAGATCGTGGACCGGGTGCTGCGCTACCTGGACGTACGCAGCCTGCGCTGA
- a CDS encoding RluA family pseudouridine synthase, with product MSTYPEVRTLPVPDGLEGERVDAVISRLFGFSRTKAADLAAAGKVQVDGAVAGKSERVHGGAWLEVEMPQAPAPVQIVAEPVEGMEIVHDDEDIVVIMKPVGVAAHPSPGWTGTTVIGGLAAAGYRISTSGAAERQGIVHRLDVGTSGLMVVAKSERAYTLLKAQFRDRVVEKKYHALVQGHPDPMSGTIDAPVGRHPQHDYKWAVTAEGKPSVTHYDLVEAYRAASLLDIKLETGRTHQIRVHMSAHRHPCVGDLTYGADPTMAKRLGLTRQWLHAVRLGFEHPADGGWVEFSSGYPDDLERALETVAAESR from the coding sequence GTGAGTACGTATCCCGAGGTCCGCACCCTGCCCGTCCCCGACGGCCTGGAGGGCGAGCGTGTCGACGCCGTCATCTCCCGGCTGTTCGGTTTCTCCCGCACCAAGGCCGCCGATCTGGCCGCCGCGGGGAAGGTCCAGGTGGACGGTGCGGTGGCCGGGAAGTCCGAGCGGGTGCACGGCGGGGCCTGGCTGGAAGTGGAGATGCCGCAGGCGCCCGCTCCCGTCCAGATCGTCGCCGAACCCGTCGAGGGCATGGAGATCGTGCACGACGACGAGGACATCGTCGTCATCATGAAGCCGGTCGGCGTCGCCGCCCACCCCAGCCCCGGCTGGACCGGCACCACCGTCATCGGCGGGCTGGCGGCGGCCGGCTACCGCATCTCGACGTCGGGCGCCGCCGAACGCCAGGGGATCGTGCACCGGCTGGACGTCGGCACCTCCGGTCTGATGGTCGTCGCCAAGTCGGAGCGGGCCTACACCCTGCTCAAGGCGCAGTTCCGCGACCGGGTCGTCGAGAAGAAGTACCACGCACTGGTCCAGGGCCACCCGGACCCGATGAGCGGCACCATCGACGCCCCCGTCGGCCGCCACCCCCAGCACGACTACAAGTGGGCCGTGACGGCCGAGGGCAAGCCGTCGGTGACCCACTACGACCTCGTCGAGGCCTACCGCGCGGCCAGTCTGCTCGACATCAAGCTGGAGACCGGGCGCACCCACCAGATCAGGGTGCACATGTCCGCGCACCGCCACCCCTGCGTCGGCGACCTGACGTACGGCGCCGACCCCACGATGGCCAAGCGGCTGGGGCTCACCCGGCAGTGGCTGCACGCGGTCCGGCTCGGTTTCGAGCACCCGGCGGACGGCGGCTGGGTCGAGTTCTCCAGCGGCTACCCGGACGACCTCGAGCGGGCCCTGGAGACCGTCGCCGCCGAGAGCCGGTGA
- the lspA gene encoding signal peptidase II, with amino-acid sequence MAEAERIIGTPDIPDAEGADGAEPQQPSEATGPADGAVGGRRRKKILVLLCVAVLAYLLDLGSKMIVVAKLEHQQPVEIIGDWLKLEVIRNAGAAFSFGEAFTVIFTAIAAVVIIVIIRLARKLYSLPWAIALGLLLGGALGNLTDRVFRAPGVFEGAVVDFISPAHFAVFNLADSAIVCGGFLIVILSFKGLDPDGTVHKD; translated from the coding sequence GTGGCAGAGGCGGAGCGCATCATCGGTACGCCGGACATCCCCGACGCCGAGGGGGCTGACGGGGCGGAGCCCCAGCAGCCCTCCGAGGCCACCGGCCCGGCCGACGGTGCCGTCGGCGGCCGGCGCCGGAAGAAGATCCTCGTCCTCCTCTGCGTGGCCGTGCTGGCCTACCTGCTGGACCTGGGCAGCAAGATGATCGTGGTCGCGAAGCTGGAGCATCAGCAGCCCGTCGAGATCATCGGCGACTGGCTGAAGCTGGAGGTGATCCGCAACGCGGGTGCCGCCTTCAGCTTCGGCGAGGCGTTCACCGTGATCTTCACGGCCATCGCGGCGGTCGTGATCATCGTGATCATCCGTCTCGCGCGCAAGCTCTACAGTCTGCCCTGGGCCATCGCCCTGGGGCTGCTGCTCGGCGGGGCGCTCGGCAACCTCACCGACCGCGTCTTCCGGGCGCCCGGCGTGTTCGAGGGCGCGGTGGTGGACTTCATCTCCCCCGCGCACTTCGCCGTCTTCAACCTCGCCGACTCCGCGATCGTCTGCGGCGGCTTCCTGATCGTGATCCTTTCCTTCAAGGGCCTGGACCCCGACGGGACCGTGCACAAGGACTAG
- a CDS encoding TraR/DksA family transcriptional regulator: MTLCEGAAASRGTAKNSSTAKKSAAGHDTTGRSTAGTASEQSAKASKATRAAPAAEQTGAHTVVAKKNADRNTAAGEGVATAVTPAAEVAGELAVRPGEDPWTPEEVADARTELAGEAVRLRSELETSGAALAGLMRDSGDGAGDDDADTGTKNITREHELSLAAHAQETLEQTERALARLDAGTYGLCEVCGKPIGKARMQAFPRATLCVEDKQKQERRG; this comes from the coding sequence ATCACACTATGTGAAGGGGCCGCGGCGAGCAGGGGCACGGCGAAGAACAGCAGCACGGCGAAGAAGAGCGCGGCCGGTCACGACACGACCGGTCGGAGCACGGCCGGGACGGCTTCGGAGCAGTCCGCGAAGGCGTCCAAGGCCACGAGGGCGGCACCGGCCGCCGAGCAGACAGGAGCCCACACGGTGGTAGCCAAGAAGAACGCGGACCGGAACACGGCCGCGGGGGAGGGCGTCGCGACTGCGGTGACCCCGGCCGCCGAGGTGGCCGGAGAGCTCGCGGTCAGGCCCGGGGAGGACCCCTGGACCCCCGAGGAGGTCGCCGACGCGCGGACGGAGCTGGCCGGGGAGGCCGTGAGGCTGCGCAGTGAGCTGGAGACGTCGGGCGCGGCGCTGGCCGGACTGATGCGGGACTCCGGGGACGGCGCCGGCGACGACGACGCGGACACCGGCACCAAGAACATCACCCGGGAACACGAGCTGTCGCTGGCGGCCCACGCCCAGGAGACGCTGGAGCAGACCGAACGCGCCCTCGCCCGGCTCGACGCCGGGACCTACGGTCTCTGCGAGGTCTGCGGCAAACCGATCGGCAAGGCGCGGATGCAGGCCTTCCCCAGGGCCACACTCTGCGTGGAGGACAAGCAGAAGCAGGAGCGGCGGGGCTGA